The Hordeum vulgare subsp. vulgare chromosome 4H, MorexV3_pseudomolecules_assembly, whole genome shotgun sequence genomic interval CTCAGAGTTTCAATTGAAGGTTTTCTTGATGTTTTTTATCCCAATACATCTGGGACTCCAACGGGAATATTTACAACTTGCACTGAGATTCGTTGTATTCTCTGTCTCCTAGAAATTTGAGGACACTGTTTATTTTGTGAAGAAATGAATAAGACGGACGACTCTAGGGCGGTAGTTATGTTTTTTATGGGGCACTGAACCTTTCGGCCTTTCTGTTGTAATTCTGAATATGCCTTATTTTTCTCGCAAAAAATAAAGAATATGCCTTGTTTTTATGCAGTCGTCTAGCTTTGAATGTGTTCCAGTGTCGGTTTTGGAGCGAGTAAATAACTTTCTGAATGTAAGCACTTGAACTTGAGCTATCTTGTCGTGTTGGCTTGAAACTGCCCAGCCCTGGACGAGTTCTCGTTCCCGGAGAAGACGATGGTGGTGCTGGGCAGTTAGGAGGGCATCCCGGTGGACATCATCCAGGAGGCGGTGGACGTGTGCGTCGAGATCCCGCAGCTGGGCGTCGTCCGGTCGCTCAACGTCCGTGTCAGCGCCGCCATCGCCATCTGGGACTACACCCGCCAGCAGCGGgcccgctcctcctcctcgcggtAGGTAGCTTCCCGCTCTTCCTTGTTGGAGTGTAAATCAGCCATGCTTGTTGTTGTAAGATGCATGGACCTGAACATCCATGGCAAAAACTAGTCATGAACCTTAGTCAGGACTAGATTGTTAGATTTATGAACTGAATTGGTCATGACGAAAATTCTTTGGCAAGAAAATTTTAACTGCTCTTGCTCTCCATCGTCCATTAATTAATGTCGTTGCTTCTTCCTTCAAGTACTCAACCATTTGGAGAGAAATTTGACCAGGCAACTGTATATCTGGTTGACGTAATCATATGATACGTATTAGGTGCGTTAATGCATGGATCGACGCGCCATGATTTCTTCCTTGTTTGACACAATCAAAACTATTGCTCATAGAAATTGTTACTAAGAGGTCTACATCACATGGAGTACCTTAATTTGCTTCTCTATTTATTAAAGGGAAAAACGTGTATCAAAGATTTGAATATGGCTGACCACATCTCAAAAGTTTATGCAGACTAATCTAGTCGGCAGCCAAAGACCATTTCTATCCGTTGGGCGGTTCCACTTGACTATGTCCATTACTCATGAGTTCCACCTGCTCGCCATGCCTATATAAAAACATACATCCCCAGCATGTTCCAACCATCACTCACCCAACAAACATCTCAGGAATATAGGAGAAAACAAGACCCAAAGGAGCTGAAAAAATGGCATCCTCCCCTACCTTCCTTCTCCTCGTTGCTCTTTTCGCCTTGATCTCATGGCAGGCTGTTGCCTCCGACCCTGGCCCGCTCCAGGACTTTTGTGTTGCCGACATGCATTCACCAGGTACTGCTTACTTCCCGCTTTCCCGTCGTACTATCACCAAGAAATGAATTTCTGAAAATTACCTGTATGTTAAAATCACTTCCTAGTAATACCTAAGCTTACACCCTACATCTCCTCTATGCACCAGTGCGTGTCAATGGGTTTGTTTGCAAGAACCCGATGGATGTCAACGCTGATGACTTCTTCAAGGCAGCCGCCCTCGACAAGCCTAGGGTGACCAACAAGGTTGGGTCCAACGTTACCTTGATCAACGTCATGCAGATTGCTGGACTCAACACCCTCGGCATCTCAATTGCACGCATCGACTATGCTCCTTTGGGTCAGAACCCACCACACACGCACCCTCGTGCCACTGAGATCCTCACGGTACTCGAGGGGACACTGTATGTCGGATTTGTCACGTCCAACCTGCCCGCCCCCAACAGAAACAAGTTCCTCTCCAAGGTGCTCAACAAAGGTGATGTGTTTGTCTTCCCCGTGGGGCTCATTCACTTTCAGTTCAACCCCAACCCCCACCAGCCCGCCGTTGCCATTGCCGCGCTCAGCAGCCAGAACCCAGGGGCTATCACAATTGCCAATGCTGTTTTTGGGTCAGACCCAACAATATCAGATGATGTTCTTGCCAAGGCGTTTCAGGTGGAAAAGAATACAATAGATTGGCTCCAGGCTCAGTTCTGGGAGAACAACCAAAACTAAGTCAGGCATTGGGTGATTACCCGGAAGATTAGTGCATAAACCAAGGAATTAGTTAAGTTTCTAGACATGCATCATAAGCTGTAAAATTAATGGAGCATATGTCAGGCCGGTGTGTGTATGTAaacattgaatgcatttcttcctTCCAAATAATTGACAATACCATTTTTTTATCACACTGATATGATC includes:
- the LOC123450089 gene encoding germin-like protein 8-5; translation: MASSPTFLLLVALFALISWQAVASDPGPLQDFCVADMHSPVRVNGFVCKNPMDVNADDFFKAAALDKPRVTNKVGSNVTLINVMQIAGLNTLGISIARIDYAPLGQNPPHTHPRATEILTVLEGTLYVGFVTSNLPAPNRNKFLSKVLNKGDVFVFPVGLIHFQFNPNPHQPAVAIAALSSQNPGAITIANAVFGSDPTISDDVLAKAFQVEKNTIDWLQAQFWENNQN